The Thunnus thynnus chromosome 22, fThuThy2.1, whole genome shotgun sequence genome includes a window with the following:
- the slc10a7 gene encoding sodium/bile acid cotransporter 7 isoform X2, with translation MGLLARLRKEWFIIGIVLVILSAKLQPSFGVKGGPLKPEITVAYVAVSLIFFNSGLSLKTEELTSALLHVRLHLFVQSFTLIFFPLAVWLLLKVLALTAIDQWLLRGLQTVGCMPPPVSSAVILTKAVGGNEAAAIFNSAFGSFLGIVVTPVLLLLFLGSSSSVPFTSIFSQLFMTVVVPLILGQVCRGFLREYLERRKPPFGAISSAVLLMIIYTTFCDTFSNPNIELDPTSLLLVVLIIFSIQLSFMLLTFAFSTRSGSGFSPADTVAIVFCSTHKSLTLGIPMLKIVFEGYEHLSLISVPLLIYHPAQILLGSVLVPTIRSWMTSRQKSSLLLR, from the exons ATGGGCCTCCTGGCGAGGCTGCGGAAGGAATGGTTCATCATCGGGATAGTGCTGGTCATCTTATCGGCCAAACTGCAGCCAAGCTTCGGCGTCAAAGGAG gtcCATTGAAGCCAGAGATCACGGTCGCGTACGTCGCCGTCTCGCTCATCTTCTTCAACAGCGGcctttcactgaaaacagag gagTTGACCAGCGCTTTGCTTCACGTTCGGCTTCATCTGTTTGTTCAGTCGTTCACACTGATCTTCTTCCCGCTGGCCGTGTGGCTGCTGCTCAAAGTGCTCGCACTGACCGCCATCGACCAATGGCTGCTCAGAGG GTTACAGACGGTGGGCTGCATGCCGCCTCCAGTCTCCTCTGCTGTTATTCTCACCAAAGCTGTCGGAGGCAAcgag gCTGCTGCCATCTTCAACTCAGCATTTGGAAGCTTCCTG GGAATCGTAGTGActccagtgctgctgctgctgttt cttGGCTCTTCCTCCTCCGTTCCCTTCACCTCCATCTTCTCTCAGCTCTTCATGACGGTTGTGGTGCCTCTGATCCTGGGTCAG GTGTGTCGAGGTTTCCTCAGGGAGTATCTGGAGCGGAGAAAGCCTCCGTTCGGCGCCATCAGCAGCGCCGTCCTCCTCATGATCATCTACACCACCTTCTGTGACACCTTCAGTAACCCCAACATCGAGCTGGACCCCACGAGCCTGCTGCTGGTCGTCCTCATCA ttttctcCATCCAGCTCAGCTTCATGCTGCTCACGTTTGCCTTTTCTACCAG GTCGGGCTCAGGATTCAGCCCTGCGGACACAGTCGCCATCGTGTTCTGCTCTACACACAAGTCACTCACTCTgg GTATCCCCATGTTGAAGATCGTGTTTGAAGGCTACGAGCATCTCTCTCTGATCTCGGTCCCTCTGTTGATCTATCACCCGGCTCAGATCCTGCTCGGCTCCGTCCTCGTGCCGACCATCCGCAGCTGGATGACCAGCCGGCAGAAG TCTAGTCTGTTGTTGCGATAG
- the slc10a7 gene encoding sodium/bile acid cotransporter 7 isoform X1 encodes MGLLARLRKEWFIIGIVLVILSAKLQPSFGVKGGPLKPEITVAYVAVSLIFFNSGLSLKTEELTSALLHVRLHLFVQSFTLIFFPLAVWLLLKVLALTAIDQWLLRGLQTVGCMPPPVSSAVILTKAVGGNEAAAIFNSAFGSFLGIVVTPVLLLLFLGSSSSVPFTSIFSQLFMTVVVPLILGQVCRGFLREYLERRKPPFGAISSAVLLMIIYTTFCDTFSNPNIELDPTSLLLVVLIIFSIQLSFMLLTFAFSTRSGSGFSPADTVAIVFCSTHKSLTLGIPMLKIVFEGYEHLSLISVPLLIYHPAQILLGSVLVPTIRSWMTSRQKAVKLTALQPI; translated from the exons ATGGGCCTCCTGGCGAGGCTGCGGAAGGAATGGTTCATCATCGGGATAGTGCTGGTCATCTTATCGGCCAAACTGCAGCCAAGCTTCGGCGTCAAAGGAG gtcCATTGAAGCCAGAGATCACGGTCGCGTACGTCGCCGTCTCGCTCATCTTCTTCAACAGCGGcctttcactgaaaacagag gagTTGACCAGCGCTTTGCTTCACGTTCGGCTTCATCTGTTTGTTCAGTCGTTCACACTGATCTTCTTCCCGCTGGCCGTGTGGCTGCTGCTCAAAGTGCTCGCACTGACCGCCATCGACCAATGGCTGCTCAGAGG GTTACAGACGGTGGGCTGCATGCCGCCTCCAGTCTCCTCTGCTGTTATTCTCACCAAAGCTGTCGGAGGCAAcgag gCTGCTGCCATCTTCAACTCAGCATTTGGAAGCTTCCTG GGAATCGTAGTGActccagtgctgctgctgctgttt cttGGCTCTTCCTCCTCCGTTCCCTTCACCTCCATCTTCTCTCAGCTCTTCATGACGGTTGTGGTGCCTCTGATCCTGGGTCAG GTGTGTCGAGGTTTCCTCAGGGAGTATCTGGAGCGGAGAAAGCCTCCGTTCGGCGCCATCAGCAGCGCCGTCCTCCTCATGATCATCTACACCACCTTCTGTGACACCTTCAGTAACCCCAACATCGAGCTGGACCCCACGAGCCTGCTGCTGGTCGTCCTCATCA ttttctcCATCCAGCTCAGCTTCATGCTGCTCACGTTTGCCTTTTCTACCAG GTCGGGCTCAGGATTCAGCCCTGCGGACACAGTCGCCATCGTGTTCTGCTCTACACACAAGTCACTCACTCTgg GTATCCCCATGTTGAAGATCGTGTTTGAAGGCTACGAGCATCTCTCTCTGATCTCGGTCCCTCTGTTGATCTATCACCCGGCTCAGATCCTGCTCGGCTCCGTCCTCGTGCCGACCATCCGCAGCTGGATGACCAGCCGGCAGAAG gCGGTGAAACTAACAGCCCTGCAGCCCATCTGA